The following are encoded together in the Variovorax sp. PBS-H4 genome:
- the senB gene encoding selenoneine biosynthesis selenosugar synthase SenB: MKEKPHVLIVTPALADANNGNWRTASRWSRFLEAVAEVKIARGWDGAPCDAMIALHARRSAEAIARLRAARPNCPIALVLTGTDVYRDIEENEAARHSLQCASQLVVLQPDALDRLGPAERTKTRVILQSAPRLRRGTAVRSFNLVAVGHLRDEKDPLTLMGAARRLPAHTPIRIVHIGEALAPELGEAARRTMAECPHYRWLGGLPPDAARRWIARARALVHMSRMEGGAQVVIEAVRAGVPVLASRIGGNLGLLGTDYEGYFPAGDDAALAALMERFAAEAAFAARLKAQCAPRESLFTTSAERASVRRLLRDLLAPP, translated from the coding sequence ATGAAGGAAAAGCCGCACGTCCTGATCGTCACGCCCGCGCTGGCAGACGCGAACAACGGCAACTGGCGCACCGCGTCGCGCTGGAGCCGCTTCCTGGAGGCGGTGGCCGAGGTGAAGATCGCCCGTGGCTGGGACGGCGCGCCTTGCGACGCGATGATCGCGCTGCATGCCCGCCGCTCCGCCGAGGCGATCGCGCGACTGCGTGCGGCGCGCCCCAACTGCCCGATCGCGCTGGTCCTGACCGGCACCGACGTGTATCGCGACATTGAAGAGAACGAAGCTGCTCGGCATTCGCTGCAGTGTGCCAGCCAACTCGTGGTGCTGCAGCCCGATGCGCTCGATCGCCTCGGGCCGGCGGAGCGCACGAAGACCCGCGTCATCCTGCAATCGGCACCCCGGCTGCGCCGCGGCACGGCGGTCCGCAGCTTCAACCTGGTTGCGGTCGGGCATTTGCGTGATGAGAAGGACCCGCTCACGCTGATGGGGGCGGCGCGCCGCTTGCCCGCGCACACGCCGATCCGCATCGTGCACATTGGGGAGGCGCTGGCGCCCGAACTCGGCGAGGCCGCACGCCGCACCATGGCCGAATGCCCGCACTACCGCTGGCTCGGCGGGCTCCCGCCCGACGCCGCGCGGCGCTGGATCGCGCGCGCCCGTGCGCTGGTGCACATGAGCCGGATGGAAGGCGGTGCTCAGGTGGTCATCGAGGCCGTGCGTGCGGGGGTGCCGGTGCTGGCCAGCCGCATCGGCGGCAACCTGGGGCTGCTGGGCACGGACTATGAAGGCTACTTTCCCGCTGGCGACGACGCGGCGCTGGCGGCGCTGATGGAACGCTTCGCGGCCGAGGCCGCCTTCGCGGCGCGCCTGAAGGCGCAGTGCGCACCGCGCGAGTCGCTCTTCACCACTTCGGCCGAACGTGCAAGCGTGCGGCGTCTGCTGCGAGACCTGCTCGCACCACCATAA
- the selD gene encoding selenide, water dikinase SelD, translated as MNDRITAPAIRLTSFSHGGGCGCKIAPGVLSEILRSSGSGIIPPELLVGIETADDAAVYQLNDEQALIATTDFFMPIVDDPFDFGRIAATNAISDVYAMGGTPIMALALVAMPVNQLPLEVIGAVVRGGQAVCREAGIPIAGGHTIDSVEPIYGLVVMGLVHPKRLKRNADAKAGDVLVLGKPLGVGVLSAALKKEKLDAEGYAQLVANTTRLNKPGIALAALDGVHALTDVTGFGLAGHTLEMARGAGLQAVVDWPQVPLLPGVAEMAAQGFVTGASGRNWAGYGAEVRLDAALPPVAQDLLSDPQTSGGLLVSCAPDSVPQVLALFHEQGFEAACVIGRMEAGAPGLRVNA; from the coding sequence ATGAACGATCGAATCACCGCCCCGGCCATCCGTCTCACCAGCTTCTCCCACGGCGGCGGCTGCGGCTGCAAGATCGCCCCGGGCGTGCTGTCGGAGATCCTGCGAAGCAGCGGCAGCGGCATCATCCCGCCCGAGCTGCTGGTCGGCATCGAAACCGCCGACGACGCTGCGGTCTACCAGCTCAACGACGAGCAGGCGCTGATCGCCACCACCGACTTCTTCATGCCGATCGTCGACGACCCCTTCGACTTCGGCCGCATCGCTGCGACCAATGCCATCAGCGATGTCTACGCCATGGGCGGCACGCCGATCATGGCGCTCGCGCTGGTGGCGATGCCCGTCAACCAGCTGCCGCTGGAGGTCATCGGCGCGGTGGTGCGCGGAGGCCAGGCGGTGTGCCGCGAAGCCGGCATCCCGATCGCGGGTGGCCACACGATCGACTCGGTCGAGCCGATCTACGGGCTGGTGGTCATGGGGCTCGTGCATCCGAAACGTCTCAAGCGCAATGCCGATGCGAAGGCCGGCGACGTGCTGGTGCTCGGCAAGCCGCTCGGCGTCGGGGTGCTGTCGGCCGCGCTCAAGAAGGAGAAGCTCGACGCCGAGGGCTATGCGCAACTGGTGGCCAACACCACGCGGCTCAACAAGCCCGGCATCGCGTTGGCGGCGCTCGACGGTGTGCACGCACTGACCGACGTCACGGGCTTCGGCCTGGCGGGCCACACGCTGGAGATGGCGCGCGGCGCCGGGCTGCAGGCGGTCGTCGACTGGCCTCAGGTGCCCCTGCTGCCCGGTGTCGCCGAGATGGCGGCCCAAGGCTTCGTCACCGGCGCCTCGGGCCGCAACTGGGCCGGCTATGGCGCCGAGGTGCGGCTCGATGCCGCGCTGCCGCCGGTGGCGCAGGACCTGTTGAGCGACCCGCAGACCTCGGGCGGGCTGCTCGTGAGCTGTGCGCCGGACAGCGTGCCGCAGGTGCTGGCGCTGTTCCATGAACAGGGTTTCGAGGCCGCCTGCGTGATCGGCCGCATGGAGGCCGGGGCCCCTGGCTTGCGCGTCAACGCTTAG